The genomic stretch GGTGGGTAAGGGGTTTACTTCTTCTCCACGTCGATGCACATGCCTGCGGCGACTGTCTGACCCATGTCTCGGATGGCGAAGCGGCCCAACTGGGGGAATTCCTTCGCTATCTCGATGACCATCGGCCTGGTCGGCATGACCTTGACGATCGCGGCATCACCAGTCTTCAGGAACTGCGGGTTCTCTTCCTTGACCGCTCCGGTCCTGGGGTCGAGTTTCTTCTGCAGCTCGATGAACTGGCAGGCAACCTGTGCCGTGTGGCAGTGGAACACCGGGGTGTACCCAACGGTAATGACCGAGGGGTGGTTCAGCACCATGATCTGAGCGGTGAACGTCTTGGCCACGCTCGGTGGGTTGTCGACTGGACCCGCAACATCGCCCCTTCGGATGTCGTTCTTCGCGACTCCCCTGACATTGAATCCGACATTGTCGCCGGGAAGCGCCTGGGGAAGGGTCTCGTGGTGCATCTCTATGCTCTTGACCTCGCCGACCTTGTCGGACGGCTGGAAGACGACCTTCATATCGGGCTTGAGCACTCCGCATTCGACACGGCCCACGGGGACGGTGCCGATACCGGTGATGGTGTAAACATCCTGAATTGGTAGCCTAAGGGGCAGTTCGGTGGACTTCGGGGGCTCCTTGAGGTTGTTCAGGGACTCGAACAGGGTGGGTCCCTTGTACCAGGGCATGTTCTCGGACCTGTTCATGACATTGTCGCCCTTGAACGCGCTGGTCGGGATGATCGGTACTTCATCCACCTTGTAACCGACGGTCTTCAGCAGAGCGGTGACGTCGGTCTTAACCTTGTTGAAACGACCTTCGTCGTACTTGTCCTCAAGGGCATCCATCTTGTTGATGTCCACGATCAGCTGGGGAACACCCAGAGTCCTTGCCAGGAAGATGTGCTCCCTGGTCTGGGCCTGGGGACCCTCGACGGCGGATACAACGAGCACAGCGGCATCTGCCTGGCTTGTGCCAGTGATCATATTCTTAACGAAGTCACGGTGACCGGGAGCGTCAATGACGGTAAAGTAATACTTCTCGGTATCGAATCGCTTGTGGGCGACATCGATGGTCAGCCCACGTTCACGCTCCTCCTTCAAGCTGTCCATGACCCATGCGAACTCGAAAGTGGCCTTTCCCTTCTCCTCAGCCATTTTTCTGTACTTCTCGATGAGGTAGGGTTCAATGTGACCGCTGTCGAGCAGCAGCCTGCCCACGGTTGTGGACTTGCCGTGATCGACATGGCCAATGACCACGAGGTTCATGTGAGGTTTCTCAGCAGCCATATCATAGCCTCCAAGTTTTTAAATGCAACTAGCGTCTCCATACTATTCTTATTATTTAATCGTTTTCCGGCTCATGCGGAGTAGTACGCAGCGTCGTAGGGCTCTGGCTTCAGACCCTTTCTGGTCCTTATCTCGGCCACGACCTTTTCCTGCAGTTCGTTTGGCAAATATACGAATCCAGAGTTCTCCGTGGACCAAAGAGCTCGACCCTGTGTCGCGCTCCTGATAGCCGAGGCGAACCCGAACATCTCTGCCACGGGGGCCTTTGCCACGATGACCGCGTGGTCTCCTTCCTGGGTCATGTCCTCTATGGTGGACCTCCGAGACTGCAACTCGCGGGTGGCGTCGCCCATCTGATCCTGCGGGACATTGATAAATACCTTCTGGATGGGCTCCATGAGTGTCCTGCTTGCCTCGCACATCGCTCCGTATATCGCACTCCTGACAGCGGGGATGACCTGTGCAGGTCCACGGTGGATCGTGTCCTCATGGAGCTTGGCATCGACCAGCCTTACCTTCACGCCCATGACCTTCTCTTGGGCCAACGGCCCCAGGGTCATGGCCTCCTCGAAGGCCTGCTTGCACAGCTCGATGGTCTCATGCAGGTACTGGATACCCTTGGTCACATCCAGGAACACATTGGTATCTTTGAACGAGACAATGGACTTTGCCTCATCCTTGCTCATGCCTAGATCCTGGAGCTGCCTGGCAAGACCCTTGGGATCCTTGATCTTCCCTTCCACGGAGATATCGCCTTCCTTGATCGCCTTCACTATGGCGGGCTCAAGGGGCTCGACCTCGATGTAGAAGCGGTTGTGCTTGTTAGGTGATTTGCCCTCGAAGGGACCGGCCTTCTTTTTGACCGCCTCTCTGTAAACCACGATGGGAGGACTCGCCTTGATATCGATTCCGTGCTCGTGGACGATCCTGTAGTTGGTGATCTCCAGGTGTAGCTCGCCCATTCCCGACATCAGGTGTTCTCCAGTTTCTTGGTTGATCTCCACCACGATGGATGGGTCCGCCTTGGCCACTGACCTGAGGACCTCCACTAGCTTGGGAAGGTCCTTCATGTGCTTGGCCTCGATGGACAC from Methanomassiliicoccales archaeon encodes the following:
- the tuf gene encoding translation elongation factor EF-1 subunit alpha, producing the protein MAAEKPHMNLVVIGHVDHGKSTTVGRLLLDSGHIEPYLIEKYRKMAEEKGKATFEFAWVMDSLKEERERGLTIDVAHKRFDTEKYYFTVIDAPGHRDFVKNMITGTSQADAAVLVVSAVEGPQAQTREHIFLARTLGVPQLIVDINKMDALEDKYDEGRFNKVKTDVTALLKTVGYKVDEVPIIPTSAFKGDNVMNRSENMPWYKGPTLFESLNNLKEPPKSTELPLRLPIQDVYTITGIGTVPVGRVECGVLKPDMKVVFQPSDKVGEVKSIEMHHETLPQALPGDNVGFNVRGVAKNDIRRGDVAGPVDNPPSVAKTFTAQIMVLNHPSVITVGYTPVFHCHTAQVACQFIELQKKLDPRTGAVKEENPQFLKTGDAAIVKVMPTRPMVIEIAKEFPQLGRFAIRDMGQTVAAGMCIDVEKK